AAAAAGCTCTTGTTCCGGAACTTGATGATCCCAGGCGGCCAGTTTGTTAATCGAGTCAAAATAACTGCTGTTTCGCCATGATTCAATCAAGGTGGCCGTATTTGCCTGAGGATTACTTGCTAATTGTTGCAGTAGCTTAAGTAAAATGGGGTGTTCCTTGTCATCAAGTAAATCAGGATTAATATGCTGTAAACTTTTAGTATAAATTTCCGGATTTTGCAAGAGTAGGGCAACGGCAATACGTGCAGGGGTACGAGTAATATTTGTCACGTGATCCTGCGGTTTAATCTGGGTTTGATCGGTAAGAAGTAAATTTAGTCTATGACTTTCTATATGGGTTAATCGCGCCAAATCATCGATAAGCAATTGTTTATAGGAGCTTTCTGACATTTTTTGCAATAAAGGCTTTGCCAAATTGATTAATTGGGTTTTCCCCCCGGGACTTAAAAGATTAATATCTTTTGCCAAGGTATCATAAAAAAAGTGATGGAGGGGTGTTGCGTGTTGGAGACGAGTTAGAAAATTCGCCGTTCCCTCTTCCCTGACTAAACTATCGGGGTCATGACCATCGGGTAAAAACATAAAGTTGGCATCTAATCCTGCATTGAGATGGGGCAAGCTGCTTTCAAGCCCTCTCCATGCCGCATGTTTTCCCGCAGCATCCCCATCAAAACAAAAGATAAGTTGTTTGGTATGTTTGGCAAGTAATTGAATATGATAGGAACTGGTCGCTGTCCCTAAGGTAGCTACCGCATTTGAAATACCATGTTGCGCCAGAGCAATGACATCCATATAACCTTCAACAATGATGATGCTGTCAACTGTTTTTTGCTGGCTTAAAATTTGATGCAAGCCATAAAGTTCGCGACTTTTTTGAAAAATTACAGTTTCTGGAGAATTAAGATATTTGGGTTTGTGATCCTCATCCAAAACACGCCCACCGAAACCAATGATTCGGCCGTGGCGGTCATGGATGGGGAACATAATTCTGTTTCGATAGCGGTCATAGATTTTCCCGTCGTCATTTTTAACCAACATTCCCGTGGTGATGAGTTCTCGTTGAGACAGGGGAAATGTTTTTTCCAGATGATGCCAACCCTCGGGGGCAAATCCTAGTTGATATAACTTTGCTACTGTCCCGCTCAGTCCTCTCTGACGTAAATAGTCTATGGCAACCTGACCATCGAGTTTTAATTTTTTTTGATAATAGGCACTGACTTTGTTGAGCAATTTGTAGAGATCGTTCGATGAATTATTTTTTTCTAATTGACCCTCGCGGGGAACACTCAGACCCAAACGTGTAGCCAGAGTTTCTAGGGCGTCAATAAATCCCAGGTTTTGGTAGTTCATCACAAAACTAATTGCATTACCTGATGCACCACATCCAAAGCAGTGATAAAACTGTTTTTTGGCGACTACGTTAAATGAAGGGGATTTTTCATTATGAAAAGGGCAACAGGCAACATGGCTTGTTCCTCTTTTTTTTAGAGGAACATAGCTATCCACTAGTTCAACCAGTTCGGTTCGATGCAGGAGATCATCAATGAATGGCTGCGGGATTAAGCCAGACATAGCTATTCTCAGCTCAACTGGGCCTTGATTAAGGCACTCACTTGAGTCATATCAGCCCGTCCCTGCAACTGGGGTTTAAGCTGCCCCATTACCTTGCCCATATCAGCCATTTTTTCAGCGCCGGTTGATTTGATAGCTTCGTTTATCAGTTGCTCTATTTCTGCTGCAGATAAAGGCTCAGGAAGATATTTTGCGAGGATGGCCAGTTCATATTGTTCTTGAGCCACCAGGTCATCACGATTTGCTTTCTCGTATTGGGCAATGGATTCTTTGCGTTGTTTACTCATCTTGTCTAATATGACTAACATGCGGTCTTCATCTACTTCAATACGCTCATCCACTTCAATTTGTTTTATTGCAGCAGTAATTAAACGCAAAGTAGTGAGCAGATTTTTATCTTTCGCACGCATGGCATCTTTAATATCATTATTGAGACGTTCTTTAATGGTCATGTTTTATTTTCCTCAAAAACGAAAAGGCCACATAAAATGTGACCTGAACTTAAAGCATATTATTCACTAAAATAGCTAAATTTTGGTGAATGGCTTGGTAAATCTTATTTACGTCGGTGTTTCATGCTGCGTCGTGACGAAGTATCACGAGAAATCTTTTTCAGATGACGCTTTACTGCAGCTGCTTGTTTACGTTTACGCTCAGCAGTTGGTTTCTCATAAAATTCTCGACGGCGTAATTCGGTTAAAATACCGGCTTTTTCACAAGAGCGCTTAAATCGGCGCAGTGCATATTCTGGGTTCTCGCCTTCTTTTACACGAACGGTAGGCATTAAACTAATCCTCTGGTTATTTGATCTTATAGGTGGGCAATTCTAGTGCTAGTTTTAGTACGCGTCAAGTTAAATTGAAGTTTAACACAAATCTTCTTCATATTTTATTAGCAAGACTACGATTAAGCTTATGATATAATCAAAAATTACGAAAATTTGTTGTTTGTATGAATGTTTTTTGAGGTTAGTCATGTTGGTATTAGGTATTGAGTCCTCTTGTGATGAAACAGGACTGGCTGTTTATGATTCGGATTCAGGTTTATTAGCTCATGCACTGCATTCACAAATTGAAACCCACAAGGTGCATGGCGGGGTTGTGCCCGAACTGGCATCCAGAGATCATGTTAATTATTTAATCCCTTTAGCAGACCAGGTTCTCAAAGAGGCCCAACTTAATAAAAAAGATCTGGATGGGATCGCTTATACAGCTGGACCGGGTTTAATTGGTGCCTTACTGGTAGGCTCCTGCTTTGCAAAAAGTTTGGCGTATGCCTTAAATATCCCTGCCTTGGGAATTCACCATTTAGAAGCACATTTATTAGCCGCAAAAATGGAAACTCCTGCACTGGAATTTCCATTTATTGCCCTTTTGGTTTCTGGAGGTCACTGCCAATTAATTGAAGTAATCAACTTGGGTGAGTATCGGTTATTGGGTGATACTCTGGATGATGCAGTAGGAGAGGCTTTTGATAAAACAGCCAAACTTATGGGTATTCCTTATCCGGGTGGGGCTGTACTTGCCCGACTTGCCGACCAATGCAAGTCAACCCCTTATCGTTTTCCGCGCCCTATGACCGATAGGCCTGGATTGGACTTTAGTTTCAGCGGATTAAAAACCCATGCCTTGACTACCTGGAATCAAAGCGGGAAAGAAGAAAAAGATCGATTGGAAATTGCTAAAGCATTTCAGCAAGCAGTGGTAGATACATTAATTATTAAATGTAAAAGGGCAATAGAACAATCTTCTTGTACCCGTTTGGTAGTCGCCGGAGGGGTAGGAGCTAATAAAGCCTTGCGGCTTGCCCTGCAGGAATGGATTAAAAGTATTAATGGACAGGTTTATTTTCCTGCTCTTGAATATTGTACTGACAATGGGGCTATGGTCGCTTATGCCGGTTGTTTGCGAATGTTGCGTGGGGAAAAAGATGCAGGATCTGGGGTCGATGTCAAAGCTCGTTGGCCTTTGGCTTGATATTCTTTACTTTTGAATGCTAACAACCTGAGGGTTACTGAAGCCAAATAATTATTTTACCCTTTTATTAATTATACCCGCTTGCTCTTACATTGAGTGTAAGCAAGAGAGTTTTGAAGTAGATGTAATGCTGCATTGAGGGGCTCTCTTGCTAGTGCTCGAGGTGACCTACATCTATTGAGCCTGGGATGTCATATAGTTGGTTCGAGATGTCTTGTGTTGCCATCTAAGTACCAATAGAGGAATGAGCAGAAACAGCCTGATGATTTGGTTCACTTTGGGCCGTGAGTGCAGGGAGCACTGCATTTTTGAATGCCTCTGCGTAGGCATCAGGGCTTTGTACAAGATGAGCATATACATCATAAGGCAGGTTTTTAGCATTGTCGCTATTTCCCCCTAAACGAATATCCCCGAGATTGACTTTGCCATCAGTGTAGTATGAGACCATACTCCTCGCTTCCCATTGCAAAATAGCTCCCGTACCTCTGATAAATGGATAAGAGCGAACAAGATAGAAGATTAGGTTACCTAATTCAGTTACAAACTCCTCATTATTGTATTCCTTGTTTCTACATTTTTCTAAAAAATGATTATCGAAAAATTGCAACATCTTTTCATAATCATTTCGGTTCAGTATAGAAAATTGAACAGCCACTTTGGTGGGTTTGAGAGTGGAATTTTTGGATCTTTTAAATGTTGTTGTCATCACTTCATCTGGAAGCTCGATCTCATCACCATCATTAAGTTTTAGAGACAATTTATGAATTTGTTTCACCTCAAATATATCTTGGGATTGTTCAAGATCAGCCACACCCGTTAAAGCAGAATAATCATATTCCCTGCATATAATTTTGGAAACAAAAGGAAATAAGGAGGTGTTTATTACTGATTTATTATCGTTGGCATAAGTATCTATGTTGGATTTTCTTATTCTATCACCGCCAAAATTCCGAAAAATCGCAGACTCTTTACGGAGTGAGGCAATAGTTTGTCTTGTTTCGGCCGCAAATTTTAACAGTTCTGCCAAAGATTTGTTTTCTTTGAGCATGGTGACAAGCCTGTTCTCAACACCTATGCAGAAAATACTCCACATCCGTTTATAGCTTTCTTCATCCTGACTTGCAGAACCAAAAAACATGTAACCAGTGACCGAGGTTCTGGCAGGGCAGGATTTATCTATAAACGAATCAGTCGCCAGAAGGGGGATGAGAGTCTCCTGCATTAAAAGACTAAGTTGCTCGAGAGAGCTGATCTGCTTACGAAGTAGGATTAATTTTTTATGTGCGTCCTCTGCTGGTAACTGTAATATTCTCTCTAGTGCCTCAAAATTAGCATCATTAAGCAGATCATATTCAGACAGTACGGTTAAGATTTCCGAAATACGGTTAAAATTTGCATAAATCGATTTTAATTCTTCTATTTCTGTTAATTGAGTGTGCTCTGGGGCAAACTTCGAATATATTGTTTGAATGAACGCTCTATTTTCCTCATCATGTCCTGGAATACAAGTTAATAAATCAGCAAAATTAAGTTCATATTGTTGAATTTTTTTTGAATAGTAGGCAGGTGTTAGTTTTTCGGCACACAATGTTAGTTCCTTGATACATGCAACAGTAGCGGCTTTAAACAGGTTGATACCCAGGAGATTCACGTCAAAAGAAGCAGAGTAACCTTGTTCTAAAGAAATAATATCACTATCTGCATGAGGATAATCGGCCTCCAGTTGTTCAAGTACTCTTTGAAGTTCCTCAATGTCTTTGATTAATAACTTATGGATTAATGTAACCTCTTCACCTGATGGGATTTTTGACATATCCCGGGCAAAGTTAGAACCTTTCAGCCAATCAGTTGATAATTTCTCTAGCAAGTATTTGGGGGTGTATTTCTGTTCGTATTCTTTCAATACTGCAGACAAGCCAATTATGTAGTTTTTTAAAACGTTTGCTTCTGAATCAGCTTCTCCAGTTTGGGCATCATTTATAGTCAGCATTTTATTTAATGATAATTGACGGATGATTTTTTTGATTTGTACTTTCTCCAGAAAGTCTAATCTGTAGCCGGCACCATCCATAACTATTTTTTTAAATTGATGTTTAGTTTGCGAATCGACAAGATAAGTAACAGGTTCTTCTTCAGCAATGGAGAACCTTTCTAGAAGGATTTTCTCAGTTATTTGGTCTGGATGACTGTTGTCAAGAATAAATTCAATTGCCTCTAATCTCAGATAGGGGATCAGTCCCCAGTGGCTAAAGACATCTGATGTGAATCGAAAATTAATTTTCATTTTCTTTTTTCTGCAGCAAAGAATTGTTATTAATAATTATAGTTGGTTCATTTACTCCTTGGGGCTTTCTAATGGAGTTTTTCTATTCGGTTTAGCAGTTTTTATTGGTTTTTTTGCTACTTTCTTGGTGGGTTTCTCGTTAATGACTGGCTTATCAGCTGTTGTTTTTATTTTCTTTGATGGTTCCTTTCTATTGCTCATTTTTTTTGCTTTAATGTTAACTGATTTTATTTCTTTAATCGGCGTTTTTGTTTCAAGAAGTGGTATTTCCTGAACCATCTGCTCCTCTGTTTCTTTACCATTCATATCCGGTGATGCTTCCATCACTTCTTCTATCACATTGGTTTTTAAGTTGATTTTAGGTTCTATACCATCGAGAAGCCGGGTAATGTTATTTCTATGTTTGAAGAGCACAAGCAGAGCCATAATAATCAGTGGGGGAAAAATACCAAAATGAGGTATTAGTAATAAGGTATAAAAAGGCGCCAGAGTAATGGCAACCATCGATGCTAAAGAGGAGTAACGGCTAAATTTAGCTACTAATAGCCAGGTAGCAGCAACCATAACACCAATTATGAAGTGAAAACCTAACAAAGCGCCTATAGCTGTAGCTACACCTTTTCCACCTTTGAATTCAAAGAAAACTGGATACATATGGCCAACTACTGCGGCTAAAGCAGTAAAGGCTACAATGACTGCATCGGCATCGAAAATTTTGGCTATTAATACAGGAATCGTTCCTTTAAGAAGATCTGCAAGCATTACCAAGGCAGCATAATTTTTACCGGCAATACGCAAAACATTGGTCGCTCCAGGATTTTTAGAGCCTTTCATGCGCGGGTCAGGTAATGCAAACAAACGACAAACGATGACCGCGGAGCAAAAAGATCCCATCAGATATCCAATAGTTACAAATAGTATAAACCAAATCACCGATCGCTCCTTTTTGGAAGTAATTTTATTATCAGGGAAACTTTATTTGCAAGCAACTTAAAGTTTTTTAATCACTTAGAAAATATTAAAGAACCTATCTAAAAGCTTAGCAGAGTACTTAAGGTAAAAACAGAGCCTGGAGATCATTAGTATAACGTCTGCCCAGTGCGGTAACCTGCCAATAAGCATTAGTTAATAAAACAAGGTTTTTATTTTGGGCGAGCTTGAGCTTCGGTAAAAGAGTAGTTATTTCCAATCCTGTTGTTGCAGTGAATAATTCCAAGGGAACAGGCTGCTCTAGTCGTGTGGCGTTTAACATAAATTCAAATACGAGCTCATCGCCTTCAACATGCTCCAGGCCTGCGAGAAAGGGCTTTTCCGGATTTTGATAATCTTTCGGTTGGCGTTGTTTGCGTGTTCTCAATATGCCCGTAGGAGTTGAGAGTTTTCCATGAGCTCCTGCTCCTATTCCAAAATAGTCGCCGAATAGCCAATAATTTAAATTA
The sequence above is drawn from the Legionella antarctica genome and encodes:
- a CDS encoding GatB/YqeY domain-containing protein, with product MTIKERLNNDIKDAMRAKDKNLLTTLRLITAAIKQIEVDERIEVDEDRMLVILDKMSKQRKESIAQYEKANRDDLVAQEQYELAILAKYLPEPLSAAEIEQLINEAIKSTGAEKMADMGKVMGQLKPQLQGRADMTQVSALIKAQLS
- the rpsU gene encoding 30S ribosomal protein S21, producing the protein MPTVRVKEGENPEYALRRFKRSCEKAGILTELRRREFYEKPTAERKRKQAAAVKRHLKKISRDTSSRRSMKHRRK
- the plsY gene encoding glycerol-3-phosphate 1-O-acyltransferase PlsY, yielding MIWFILFVTIGYLMGSFCSAVIVCRLFALPDPRMKGSKNPGATNVLRIAGKNYAALVMLADLLKGTIPVLIAKIFDADAVIVAFTALAAVVGHMYPVFFEFKGGKGVATAIGALLGFHFIIGVMVAATWLLVAKFSRYSSLASMVAITLAPFYTLLLIPHFGIFPPLIIMALLVLFKHRNNITRLLDGIEPKINLKTNVIEEVMEASPDMNGKETEEQMVQEIPLLETKTPIKEIKSVNIKAKKMSNRKEPSKKIKTTADKPVINEKPTKKVAKKPIKTAKPNRKTPLESPKE
- the dnaG gene encoding DNA primase, which translates into the protein MSGLIPQPFIDDLLHRTELVELVDSYVPLKKRGTSHVACCPFHNEKSPSFNVVAKKQFYHCFGCGASGNAISFVMNYQNLGFIDALETLATRLGLSVPREGQLEKNNSSNDLYKLLNKVSAYYQKKLKLDGQVAIDYLRQRGLSGTVAKLYQLGFAPEGWHHLEKTFPLSQRELITTGMLVKNDDGKIYDRYRNRIMFPIHDRHGRIIGFGGRVLDEDHKPKYLNSPETVIFQKSRELYGLHQILSQQKTVDSIIIVEGYMDVIALAQHGISNAVATLGTATSSYHIQLLAKHTKQLIFCFDGDAAGKHAAWRGLESSLPHLNAGLDANFMFLPDGHDPDSLVREEGTANFLTRLQHATPLHHFFYDTLAKDINLLSPGGKTQLINLAKPLLQKMSESSYKQLLIDDLARLTHIESHRLNLLLTDQTQIKPQDHVTNITRTPARIAVALLLQNPEIYTKSLQHINPDLLDDKEHPILLKLLQQLASNPQANTATLIESWRNSSYFDSINKLAAWDHQVPEQELFKEFIDIILLLQKQNRELFIRQLMDKSRQIGLTEAERTELLNMIKEKHIHMNMEK
- the tsaD gene encoding tRNA (adenosine(37)-N6)-threonylcarbamoyltransferase complex transferase subunit TsaD, whose protein sequence is MLVLGIESSCDETGLAVYDSDSGLLAHALHSQIETHKVHGGVVPELASRDHVNYLIPLADQVLKEAQLNKKDLDGIAYTAGPGLIGALLVGSCFAKSLAYALNIPALGIHHLEAHLLAAKMETPALEFPFIALLVSGGHCQLIEVINLGEYRLLGDTLDDAVGEAFDKTAKLMGIPYPGGAVLARLADQCKSTPYRFPRPMTDRPGLDFSFSGLKTHALTTWNQSGKEEKDRLEIAKAFQQAVVDTLIIKCKRAIEQSSCTRLVVAGGVGANKALRLALQEWIKSINGQVYFPALEYCTDNGAMVAYAGCLRMLRGEKDAGSGVDVKARWPLA